In the Muricauda sp. MAR_2010_75 genome, one interval contains:
- a CDS encoding ArsR/SmtB family transcription factor — translation MKWLKNPELNFPPHQDIDHFNDGVCVGYIQDKAGLSQSTISTYLNSMQNAKLVIPTRHGKWTYYKRNEKVITAYMEAIRNEL, via the coding sequence TTGAAATGGTTAAAAAACCCGGAATTAAATTTTCCGCCCCATCAGGATATTGATCATTTCAATGATGGTGTTTGTGTAGGTTACATTCAAGATAAGGCCGGCCTATCGCAATCCACTATCTCAACCTATTTAAATTCCATGCAAAATGCCAAATTGGTCATCCCAACCCGACATGGCAAATGGACCTATTATAAAAGAAATGAGAAAGTCATTACCGCCTACATGGAGGCCATACGTAATGAACTGTAA
- a CDS encoding arsenate reductase family protein: MKKIYHLGSCSTCQRILKELEPLDDVQLQEIKTESITTRQLEEMASLAGGYEPLFSKRAMLYRQKGLHEKQLSENDYKNLILDHYTFLKRPVALVDGQIFIGNSKKVVQAAKEALHP, encoded by the coding sequence ATGAAAAAGATTTACCACTTGGGCAGCTGCTCTACCTGCCAACGCATTTTAAAAGAATTGGAACCTCTGGACGATGTTCAACTACAAGAAATCAAGACCGAATCCATAACTACCAGGCAATTGGAAGAAATGGCCTCCCTTGCCGGAGGGTACGAGCCTTTGTTCAGCAAAAGGGCCATGCTGTACCGTCAAAAAGGATTGCACGAAAAACAACTTTCCGAAAACGATTATAAGAATCTCATTCTTGATCATTACACCTTTTTAAAACGACCCGTTGCCTTGGTGGATGGACAGATTTTTATCGGTAACTCCAAAAAAGTGGTCCAGGCCGCTAAAGAGGCCTTGCACCCATGA
- a CDS encoding aspartate/glutamate racemase family protein yields MKTIGMIGGMSWESSKVYYQHLNEMVRDQLGGSHSAKTILTSVDFDEIERLSFSDDWDQIGNLMALQAKKLEVAGSDVVLLCTNTIHLVSNFITDALHIPFLHIAHATGQAIKEKRMGKVALLGTKFTMENDFYTKILTEDFGLEVIVPDEKDRENLHSIIYNQLVKGIFTKESKAICLEIIRRMELQGAEGAILGCTELPLLIPAEEASIHTFDTTKIHAQKAVEFALS; encoded by the coding sequence ATGAAAACAATTGGAATGATCGGTGGTATGAGTTGGGAGTCCTCAAAAGTTTATTATCAGCACCTCAATGAAATGGTGCGGGATCAATTGGGAGGCTCACACTCTGCAAAAACTATTCTCACCTCAGTTGATTTTGATGAAATTGAACGTCTTTCCTTCTCGGACGATTGGGACCAGATTGGGAACCTTATGGCCCTGCAGGCCAAAAAATTGGAAGTTGCGGGTTCTGATGTCGTTCTCCTATGTACCAATACCATCCACCTAGTGAGCAACTTCATTACGGATGCCCTACACATTCCTTTTCTGCACATTGCCCATGCCACTGGACAAGCAATCAAAGAAAAAAGAATGGGAAAAGTGGCCCTTCTGGGGACCAAGTTCACTATGGAAAATGATTTTTACACCAAAATTCTGACTGAGGATTTTGGTCTGGAGGTCATCGTTCCAGATGAAAAAGACAGAGAAAATCTTCACTCCATTATTTACAATCAGTTGGTTAAAGGAATTTTTACAAAAGAATCTAAAGCAATCTGTTTGGAAATTATTAGAAGAATGGAGTTGCAGGGTGCTGAAGGAGCCATATTAGGTTGTACGGAACTTCCGTTGCTCATTCCAGCAGAAGAAGCTTCAATCCACACCTTTGACACTACAAAAATCCATGCCCAAAAGGCAGTTGAATTTGCACTTTCATAA
- a CDS encoding DMT family transporter: MSKRTLAILAAIGATIIYGLNHTIAKGAMPDYVGPFAFIMLRVGGATILFTLISFFGPKEKIEKKDWGRILACSFLGMVINMLAFFKGLQLSTPINSAVLVTITPIIVVILSALFLSERITLNKGLGIFLGFVGALGLILFGAEIRQDAPNIPLGNFLFILNATCYGSYLILVKKLLEKYHPFNLMKWLFGLAFIINFPITLPEFLEIQWATMPLWVYGSVAFVVIGTTFMTYLFNVFALRELKASTVGAFIYVQPLIGILFALFSGKDHLTLVKILATLLVLLGVYLAGKRPKPKT, encoded by the coding sequence ATGAGCAAAAGAACACTCGCCATTTTAGCCGCCATTGGGGCCACTATTATCTATGGTCTTAACCATACTATTGCCAAAGGCGCCATGCCTGATTATGTGGGGCCTTTTGCATTTATTATGTTGCGGGTGGGTGGGGCCACCATCTTATTTACCTTGATTTCCTTTTTTGGACCCAAAGAGAAAATTGAGAAAAAGGATTGGGGACGGATACTGGCCTGTTCTTTTCTGGGTATGGTCATAAATATGTTGGCCTTCTTTAAAGGCCTTCAGCTTTCCACGCCCATCAACAGTGCAGTTTTGGTGACCATTACCCCAATTATTGTGGTAATTCTATCCGCTTTATTTCTTAGCGAACGCATTACCTTAAATAAGGGTCTCGGCATCTTCTTAGGATTTGTTGGAGCTTTGGGGCTTATCCTTTTTGGCGCCGAAATACGGCAAGATGCCCCCAACATTCCCTTGGGTAATTTTCTGTTCATTCTTAATGCCACCTGCTATGGCTCTTATCTAATCTTGGTAAAAAAGCTGTTGGAAAAGTACCATCCTTTCAATCTGATGAAATGGTTGTTTGGCCTTGCCTTTATTATAAATTTCCCCATAACCTTGCCAGAGTTTTTGGAAATACAATGGGCAACTATGCCCCTTTGGGTGTATGGTTCCGTGGCTTTTGTGGTTATCGGCACAACCTTTATGACCTATCTGTTCAATGTGTTCGCCCTTAGAGAACTCAAGGCATCCACAGTGGGAGCTTTTATCTATGTGCAGCCGCTTATTGGTATTCTTTTCGCCTTATTTTCGGGTAAGGATCACTTAACTTTGGTCAAAATTTTGGCCACATTACTGGTATTGTTGGGGGTATACCTGGCCGGAAAACGACCCAAGCCAAAAACTTGA
- a CDS encoding DinB family protein, protein MEKIFDILLKNRKILHDTLQHTPKEELYRIPEGFSNNIWWNIAHVVVTPQLLVYGLSGLDYTIEEELINKYRKGTFPDGEPSDQEVEKISAYLFSTVKHIQLDYQHGRLNVKNYKELTTSVNVTLISAKDAIAFSTYHEGIHLGAIRGLQKALEKNR, encoded by the coding sequence ATGGAAAAGATATTTGACATTCTCCTTAAAAACAGGAAAATACTGCACGATACTTTGCAGCATACCCCAAAAGAAGAGCTGTATAGAATTCCAGAAGGATTCAGCAATAATATTTGGTGGAACATTGCCCACGTGGTGGTTACCCCCCAGCTATTGGTGTACGGTTTAAGTGGGCTGGACTATACCATTGAGGAAGAATTGATCAATAAGTACCGAAAGGGAACCTTCCCTGATGGGGAACCTTCAGATCAAGAAGTGGAAAAGATTTCTGCCTATCTGTTCAGCACGGTTAAGCATATTCAGTTGGATTACCAACATGGCAGATTAAATGTCAAGAACTACAAAGAACTCACCACCTCGGTCAATGTAACCCTTATCAGTGCCAAAGATGCCATTGCTTTTAGCACTTACCATGAGGGAATCCATCTAGGTGCCATACGCGGCTTGCAGAAAGCGCTGGAAAAAAACCGTTAG